The Pseudomonas iranensis genome includes a window with the following:
- a CDS encoding arsenic transporter — protein sequence MLIAVLIFIATIVLVIWQPKGLGVGWSATFGAIVALLAGVVTLADIPEVWRIVWNATGTFIAVIIISLLLDEAGFFKWAALHVARWGGGSTRKLFAFIVLLGAAVSALFANDGAALILTPIVIAMLLALRFSPAATLAFVMAAGFIADTASLPFVVSNLVNIVSADYFNIGFNEYASIMVPVNIVSVAATLAMLLWFFRRDLPKTYDLNQLDNPDDAIHDRATFVAGWWVLALLLIGFFVIEPLGVPISAIAAVCACILYVIAARGHAINTSKVLKEAPWQVVIFSLGMYLVVYGLKNAGLTDHIAQILNVFAGYGVWGASLGTGLLTALLSSIMNNMPTVLVGALSIHAAEVDGVVQQAMVYANIIGCDLGPKITPIGSLATLLWLHVLARKDITISWGYYFKTGIVLTLPILVATLSALALRLSF from the coding sequence ATGCTGATTGCCGTATTGATCTTTATCGCCACCATCGTCCTTGTCATCTGGCAGCCCAAGGGACTCGGGGTTGGCTGGAGTGCGACGTTCGGCGCCATCGTGGCGCTGCTGGCAGGCGTCGTTACTCTTGCAGACATTCCCGAGGTCTGGCGCATCGTCTGGAATGCCACTGGGACATTCATCGCGGTCATTATTATTAGTCTGTTGCTTGATGAGGCAGGCTTTTTCAAGTGGGCTGCATTGCACGTGGCTCGGTGGGGAGGCGGAAGCACCCGCAAGCTGTTCGCATTTATCGTCCTGCTGGGTGCGGCTGTGTCGGCACTGTTCGCCAACGACGGAGCGGCATTGATCCTCACTCCCATCGTAATCGCGATGTTGCTGGCGCTGCGTTTTTCTCCCGCCGCGACGTTGGCGTTCGTCATGGCCGCTGGATTTATCGCAGATACGGCGAGCTTGCCATTTGTGGTTTCCAACCTGGTCAACATTGTTTCTGCCGACTACTTCAATATCGGCTTCAACGAATATGCTTCGATCATGGTGCCGGTAAACATCGTCAGCGTGGCGGCGACATTAGCCATGCTGCTGTGGTTTTTCCGCAGAGATTTACCAAAGACCTATGACCTCAACCAACTGGACAATCCGGATGACGCAATCCATGACCGTGCCACTTTCGTAGCCGGCTGGTGGGTGCTGGCACTACTGCTGATCGGCTTCTTTGTCATTGAGCCTTTGGGGGTGCCAATCAGCGCCATTGCAGCGGTCTGTGCATGCATTCTCTATGTCATCGCGGCTCGTGGTCATGCCATCAACACAAGCAAGGTGCTCAAAGAGGCGCCATGGCAGGTGGTGATTTTTTCTTTGGGTATGTACCTGGTTGTTTATGGCCTGAAGAACGCCGGCCTGACCGACCACATCGCGCAAATCCTGAACGTGTTCGCCGGTTATGGCGTTTGGGGCGCGTCCCTTGGTACAGGGCTGCTGACAGCATTGCTGTCTTCGATCATGAACAACATGCCCACCGTTCTGGTAGGCGCCTTATCCATTCATGCCGCCGAAGTCGACGGTGTAGTCCAGCAAGCGATGGTTTACGCCAACATCATCGGCTGCGACCTGGGCCCGAAGATCACCCCGATCGGGAGCCTGGCCACGCTGTTGTGGCTGCACGTGCTCGCCCGGAAAGACATCACGATCAGCTGGGGTTACTACTTCAAGACCGGGATCGTGCTGACCTTGCCCATTCTCGTCGCCACATTGTCCGCCCTGGCACTGCGCCTAAGTTTCTGA
- a CDS encoding metalloregulator ArsR/SmtB family transcription factor has translation MTEPMTPTTLFKCLADDTRAKISLLVVSQGELCVCELTAALDLSQPKISRHLALLRSAGLLLDRRQGQWVYYRVNPDLPAWVAAVLKEVVDANQQWLETEAKRLCGMSDRPINQAVCN, from the coding sequence ATGACAGAACCCATGACCCCCACCACCTTGTTCAAGTGCCTGGCCGACGACACCCGAGCCAAAATTTCCCTGCTTGTCGTGAGCCAAGGTGAACTCTGTGTATGCGAGCTGACGGCAGCGCTCGACCTGAGTCAGCCGAAGATTTCTCGTCATCTGGCGCTGCTGCGCTCCGCCGGTTTGCTGCTGGATCGTCGCCAGGGTCAATGGGTGTACTACCGGGTCAATCCTGATTTGCCCGCGTGGGTGGCTGCAGTTTTGAAGGAAGTGGTAGACGCCAATCAGCAATGGCTGGAAACCGAGGCCAAGCGCCTGTGCGGCATGAGCGACCGTCCGATCAACCAAGCCGTGTGCAACTGA